In Paenibacillus sonchi, the genomic stretch AAATGTATACGCTTTACGACCGAGTGGTACCCTTTTCCAACCGAATGGTATTTTCATAAAAAATAAAAAAAACAGATATTCTTTCCCGAAATCCATGAGAAAGAGTACCTGCCGATTAGAGGCCTTACCTATAATCTATATTGCATATCCAATCCTAATATTTATTTACCTGCATGAAAAGATTTGATTCCTTCTGGAGCCTGCGGTTGATAGGACCAGTAACGCGAAGCTGTGTTATTGGCCTGTCTGATTGCCATTTGCGCCATAGCTGCTATAACCTCAAGATGCTTTTTCTTCATTTGTCGTACCCTCCTTTTTTTGAACGATTATCGCTAACAGCATTAAGACCGCTGTTGCAAACACTGACCAGGATATGGTGAACATAATCTCATTTGGGAAAAAAGCAACGGATATAACGAAAAGAAAGACAAGAATAAGGCTCAGAATCCTGCTGATTCTTTTGTATTTCTTTTTTCATCGTCACCGAAGGGGTTATTCCTATGTTCAATGGGTGCCAGCCTCCAAATAACCGCTGTAGCCAAAAACATCATTCCACACCCAACAGCTAATCCTGCAGCATCCAGGTTGGAAACTACCCATAACATCGCCAAATAATTCAGCAACGTAATTAAGAAGCACCCGAGATAGGATTTGCTGTGGTATCCTCCAGTGAAGGCACGCAGCACGCAAAACACAACAGTGAAGATGGCTGTAATTCCTATCGTATTTGTAACAACAGAGATAACGGCAATCACTACAAAAATCAAAATATCATTTAGAATCAATTCAAGGCCATATGTATAAAATCTCCTGTCCTCCATGGTGATAATATGGTTTGCTACCAAGCGCCGACTTAGCTTCTCTGCCATCTGCTTGACCATAAAGCATCCCCTACATTTTGTTTGGTTAGCGGTATAATAATTGTTGACGTAAATACATTGCTCTCATATGAATACTTAAAAGTCCCGCCGCAATATTGAACTGAGGTTCTTATCGATTTTAATCCCTGGCCATGATATAACTTGTTTTTTTTAGTTGTTTTCAGCATCCCGCCAGCCTCCAATAGAGTGTGGTTATAGGGATTTTCGACTACAATCGACAAGAAGTTCTTATAGCAGAACATCTTCACGGAAAGATATCTGTCCTGCTCGGCGAGCTTTAGATTTGCCTCAATAGCATTGTTAAGAACATTAGAAATGATAGAAGATAACTCCGTAGGCGGAATGCCTAACTCCGGGATAGTATCAATCTGAAACCGTACGTCGATATTCATTTTTTTGCACAAAGCAAGCTCATAATTCAAGATGGAATCGATATATTTGTTGCCGCAGCTGATTACTGACTTCGTCGCTTCCAGGGTATCCGAAATCGCATTGATATACTTCACGGACTCCTCAATGTAGTTTTCCTTCAATAAATAGCCTATATTCGCAAGGTTATTCTGTATATCATGCCTTATTCTCTTTAAGTCGGAAGCTGCCGTTTCTTGAAAGGCCAGTTGATGCTCCAGTGCCCTATTCTGTAAATCAAGCGTATATCTGTGCTGCTCTTTCTGATAAAACAAGCAAATCTCGCCAAAAAGATAGATGATTAATACAGACATGAGGAGGAAACAGATAGATATTCTAAACATCAATAATGAATACAGGGAGCCCTCATGCTGCAGCATCCGGTTAACCATCATAAAAAAGTTCATCACAACCACAAAAAAACCTACAACAAGATCCATAATAACCCAATATTTAGTTGATATATTAAAGTCGAGCTTCTTAAAAAAACGGATGTATAAGGCCACAAGCACAACAGCAATCATCTTGGAAAATACAGAAAAGGTTATCGTTAAACCAGAGATTTCTGAGATCATGCAATCTATGCCGGTCCGGTATGCCAGAGACAACAAGTTACCGGCCATAATATCGCTAATAATAATTACATAGTTAGTAAGTACCACCAAAAATATCTTGATGAAGATACTGTCTTTATATAATTGTTGAACGATCATTAATGAAGTCCCAATCAACAACAATGTTCTAAGCTTAGGCGATTCTACAGGACAAAACTGGACCAGAAGGGAATCCGTCAATATGGCAGCAATAAGTACAGGTAATCTCTTTCGCCCCTTAATTTTACAGCTAAGAAGATCGTCTATAATCCAATATTGGAGAATAGATTCTATGAATGTAAAGATGAATCCATGGGCCAACCCTAGCATCTCTTGATCTCACTAATAATCTCGCAAAAATTGTCGAGAACGTTTTGTCTTTTTCTTCTGCTTAAGGGTAGAGTAGTACCGTTATCCAACCGGATTTCAAGATCATCGATGGAAAATATGTATTTCAGATTCACTATACAGGTTCTGTAAATCTCAACAAACCCCAGATTTTTGTATTGTTCAATTAAGTCCATAAACTTATAACAATGCAATACATATGCTTTTCTTTTGGTATGCAAGTAAATTTTTCTGTTAATACTTTCGAGATACATGATGTCATTCAGAGGTACTTTGATAATCCTATTCCTGTTGTCGTTAACATTGATTTTGAAAATTTGCGTCTGCGGGTTTTCTTCATATATAGCATTGGCTACTCGTTCAATTACTGCCGGCATACGTTTGTCCAACAATAATTTGGGTAAAAAACCGCTTACATTAAATTGGAATGTATTCAAAGCCTCCTGCTCGAATGAAGTGATGAACACCAACTTAAATTTTTGATCAATAAGACGAAGTCTTCTAGCCACCTCCTTTCCGTTCATCAGCGGCATATCTATATCCAGGAAAATGATATCAAAATAAGGGTTGTATTCTTCAAATCTTTGGATCAGTGTATTCGCATTTGTAAATAGATAGATGGAAGCTTTGATCTTTAAAGCTGTGAGCGACTTCTTGATTAAAGGAAGAATTCCATCTAAAAAACGGCTGTCATCATCACACAATGCCACATTTAACATACTTCTCCCCCCTATAAGTTTCCGGCTTCACTTAGATATCGAATCTTTGATAGTGGCTGGCCAGACAACATTCTTAAGGTTTTATCCCCATAAAAAAACGCCAAAATTCAGTATTCATTAGGAATAATTTATAATAATCATAACATAAATGTGTAATCCTTTTCCATATTTTATATTTTAATGGAATGTATTCTTTTTATTGAAATCTGAGAGAACTAATACTTATCAAAAAATAATCATAGAAAAAAACCTTGATGGACACAGTACCATTCAAGGTTAATCTAATACACCAGAGCTTTTCAGTTGTTCATACACTGCACTAGAACCTTCACCCCAACTGCATTGTAGTCACACAAGTATCGTCCTTCTCAAACGTGGAAATCTCGGACTCTGCCTGTTTGCCGTCATGTTCAATGGTAACTTGATAGGTCCGGTCCCGGGGCAGCCACAGATCAATGAAGCCGTTGGGCTGGGATTTCACCGTTTCGTTGTCCATAATTACTGTGCCGTCCGAGTCTGTAACCGAGATGTTGAACTCTTCCTCTGTCAGCTCGCCCTGGCAGCCGGTCAGGCTGTGGGTTGCGCACGGATGGGTTTGGTCCACGTAAGGCGCGATAGAGACAAAAAATTCATCGGCCGGCAATGCGTAGGCTGCCGACTTGCCATCGCTCTCCTTCACAATCAGCTGTGTGGATGAAATGGACGCGGACTCCGCTTTTTTGCTGCGGCTGCTGAAATCTTGCACCAATTGCTTCAGTCCCGGCGTATCCATTGCAGCAGTTTGCACATCTCCCCCGACGGCTTGTGTATCCGTTTGACCCGACTCTTTCTTGTCTGCATTTCCCGCGAACATGTATGCTCCTAAGGCAATAACAACTACCAACCCGGCAGCGGTTACCAGCATTTTATTCTTCATTTGGGAATCCTCCTCCTGGCTTATGTCCCTATTATAATCGAGCCAGCACAATTGTAGACAAGACGAAAGCGTGACAATTATGTCAGGCAATCTTCATTCACCGTTCAACTCCACATAATTTCCTTACTTACAAAAAACAGGGACCCGAAGGGTCCCAACTGACTAGAATTTAAAAGAAAACTTAGCTTTCCAGCTCGCGCCGCCGTCTTTGGTGGCATACAGGGTGGAGCTGTTCATATTGCGTACCGCCAGCCAGCCCTGATTAGGATCGGTGAAGGAGATCACACCTTCAAAACCCAGGACTGTCTTGGAGTTGCTCCACGCCCTGCCGTTGTTCTTGGTCATGCCGGTGCCGACCATCTGGGCTGCGGGCTGATAGCCGGCCAGGAAGGCAGAGGTTTTGCCGATCACCTGCATATTTCCGGGACTGCCTGAAGCCGGCCCCTTCTCCTGTTTGGCCGGTCCGCTTCCGGGAGCAGGACCGCCGCCGGCTGTTGCCTGGGCAATGATCCGGGTCCAGCTGCGGCCTGCATCGGAGCTGCCATAGAGGGAGTACGAGGTCTGCGACATTCCCG encodes the following:
- a CDS encoding cyclic lactone autoinducer peptide, yielding MKKKHLEVIAAMAQMAIRQANNTASRYWSYQPQAPEGIKSFHAGK
- a CDS encoding accessory gene regulator B family protein; protein product: MVKQMAEKLSRRLVANHIITMEDRRFYTYGLELILNDILIFVVIAVISVVTNTIGITAIFTVVFCVLRAFTGGYHSKSYLGCFLITLLNYLAMLWVVSNLDAAGLAVGCGMMFLATAVIWRLAPIEHRNNPFGDDEKRNTKESAGF
- a CDS encoding sensor histidine kinase; this translates as MIVQQLYKDSIFIKIFLVVLTNYVIIISDIMAGNLLSLAYRTGIDCMISEISGLTITFSVFSKMIAVVLVALYIRFFKKLDFNISTKYWVIMDLVVGFFVVVMNFFMMVNRMLQHEGSLYSLLMFRISICFLLMSVLIIYLFGEICLFYQKEQHRYTLDLQNRALEHQLAFQETAASDLKRIRHDIQNNLANIGYLLKENYIEESVKYINAISDTLEATKSVISCGNKYIDSILNYELALCKKMNIDVRFQIDTIPELGIPPTELSSIISNVLNNAIEANLKLAEQDRYLSVKMFCYKNFLSIVVENPYNHTLLEAGGMLKTTKKNKLYHGQGLKSIRTSVQYCGGTFKYSYESNVFTSTIIIPLTKQNVGDALWSSRWQRS
- a CDS encoding LytR/AlgR family response regulator transcription factor, producing MLNVALCDDDSRFLDGILPLIKKSLTALKIKASIYLFTNANTLIQRFEEYNPYFDIIFLDIDMPLMNGKEVARRLRLIDQKFKLVFITSFEQEALNTFQFNVSGFLPKLLLDKRMPAVIERVANAIYEENPQTQIFKINVNDNRNRIIKVPLNDIMYLESINRKIYLHTKRKAYVLHCYKFMDLIEQYKNLGFVEIYRTCIVNLKYIFSIDDLEIRLDNGTTLPLSRRKRQNVLDNFCEIISEIKRC
- a CDS encoding CueP family metal-binding protein; protein product: MKNKMLVTAAGLVVVIALGAYMFAGNADKKESGQTDTQAVGGDVQTAAMDTPGLKQLVQDFSSRSKKAESASISSTQLIVKESDGKSAAYALPADEFFVSIAPYVDQTHPCATHSLTGCQGELTEEEFNISVTDSDGTVIMDNETVKSQPNGFIDLWLPRDRTYQVTIEHDGKQAESEISTFEKDDTCVTTMQLG